The following coding sequences lie in one candidate division WOR-3 bacterium genomic window:
- a CDS encoding response regulator yields the protein MIELGSILFKGKEYFVEKRDKLFNLAEKIGFGEITSTKITTAISELIYRVINLYDECRVDLFIKEKERQFGLLIRVFFKNKIGENLFLEEIFDEVKISEGFLELSKFIPRTFDFTEDFIKKLREEITRPSKDELYEELQRANVSLKKEIEAHLKAEKELKKAKMEAERANKAKSEFLASMSHEIRTPMNAIIGMTELLLDTPLSKEQRGFVETLEKAGDTLLSLINDILDLSKIEAGEIELEKIDFNLADLIEETCDVMAVRARKKNIEFLFRIEPNVPVNLVGDPTRLRQIIVNLLGNSIKFTEKGEIVLNVSISKEEFPKEEGEICLLFSIRDTGIGIPLDKQEQIFESFKQVDASTTRKYGGTGLGLSISKKLTELMNGKMWVKSKLGEGSTFFFTAKFKIQKDKSKETFVKPGEIDVKGISTLIVDDNETNRLILREILSTWEAKIVEAKGGNEAISLIKEAYENNQPFELVLLDCRMPEIDGISVAKFLRKQKNSEATTIIMLSSDYKPHHLKEIDKIGIGAFLLKPIKRKELKNAILSTLGLWKAKMKKKEERERKELKEIEISLPPLNILLVEDNLDNRLLIKAFLKNFPIKIEDAENGKEAVEKFKNNKYDLVLMDMQMPIMDGYNATRLIREWEKEQKKGTTPILALTAYALKEDEEKTIKVGCNGYLTKPIKKAKLLEAIKKFAGK from the coding sequence ATGATTGAACTTGGAAGTATTTTATTTAAAGGTAAAGAATATTTTGTTGAAAAAAGAGATAAATTATTTAATTTGGCAGAGAAAATTGGTTTTGGAGAAATCACTTCTACTAAAATTACAACAGCTATTTCTGAATTAATTTATAGAGTTATTAATCTTTATGATGAATGTAGAGTAGATTTATTTATTAAAGAAAAAGAGAGACAATTTGGGTTATTAATCAGAGTTTTTTTTAAAAATAAAATTGGAGAGAATCTCTTTCTTGAAGAGATATTTGACGAAGTTAAAATAAGCGAGGGTTTTTTAGAATTATCAAAATTTATTCCAAGAACTTTTGATTTTACAGAAGATTTTATAAAAAAGCTAAGAGAAGAAATTACTCGTCCTTCTAAAGATGAACTTTATGAAGAACTTCAAAGGGCAAATGTTTCACTTAAAAAGGAAATTGAAGCTCATTTAAAAGCCGAGAAGGAACTGAAAAAGGCAAAAATGGAAGCTGAAAGGGCAAATAAAGCCAAAAGTGAATTCTTAGCCTCAATGAGTCACGAGATAAGAACCCCAATGAATGCTATTATAGGAATGACTGAACTTCTTCTTGATACACCTCTTTCTAAGGAACAGAGAGGTTTTGTTGAGACATTGGAGAAAGCAGGAGATACATTGCTTTCCCTAATAAATGATATTCTTGATCTTTCTAAGATAGAAGCTGGAGAAATAGAACTTGAGAAGATAGATTTTAATCTTGCAGATCTTATCGAGGAAACCTGCGATGTTATGGCGGTTCGAGCAAGAAAGAAAAACATCGAATTTTTATTTCGGATTGAACCTAATGTTCCTGTAAATTTAGTAGGAGATCCAACCCGACTTCGTCAAATAATTGTAAATCTCCTTGGAAATTCAATAAAGTTTACAGAAAAAGGAGAAATAGTTCTTAACGTTAGTATTTCAAAAGAGGAATTTCCTAAAGAGGAAGGGGAAATTTGTTTGCTTTTTTCAATAAGGGATACGGGAATTGGGATCCCCCTGGATAAGCAAGAACAAATTTTTGAAAGTTTTAAGCAGGTAGATGCCTCTACTACAAGGAAATATGGTGGAACAGGTCTTGGATTGAGTATTTCAAAAAAACTTACAGAACTTATGAATGGAAAAATGTGGGTTAAGAGTAAGTTAGGAGAGGGGAGCACATTTTTCTTCACAGCTAAATTTAAGATTCAGAAAGATAAAAGCAAAGAGACTTTTGTGAAACCTGGAGAGATTGATGTAAAGGGTATTTCTACTCTTATTGTGGATGACAACGAAACAAATAGACTTATTTTAAGAGAAATTCTCTCTACTTGGGAGGCAAAGATTGTTGAAGCAAAAGGAGGAAATGAGGCTATTTCTTTAATTAAAGAAGCATATGAGAATAATCAACCTTTTGAACTTGTTCTTCTTGATTGTAGAATGCCGGAAATTGATGGAATTTCTGTCGCAAAATTCTTAAGAAAACAAAAAAATTCAGAAGCTACCACAATAATAATGTTATCCTCAGATTATAAGCCTCATCATTTAAAAGAGATAGATAAAATTGGTATTGGAGCTTTTCTTCTAAAACCAATAAAAAGAAAGGAATTGAAAAATGCCATTCTCTCTACTTTAGGTTTATGGAAGGCTAAGATGAAGAAAAAAGAAGAGAGAGAAAGAAAAGAGTTAAAAGAAATAGAAATTTCTCTCCCGCCTCTTAATATTTTACTTGTTGAGGATAATCTCGATAATAGATTACTTATAAAAGCTTTTTTAAAAAATTTTCCTATAAAAATTGAAGACGCAGAAAATGGAAAAGAGGCTGTAGAGAAGTTTAAAAATAATAAATATGATTTAGTTTTGATGGATATGCAGATGCCAATTATGGACGGTTATAATGCAACTCGTTTAATAAGAGAATGGGAGAAAGAACAAAAAAAGGGAACAACTCCAATATTAGCTCTTACCGCCTATGCTTTGAAAGAAGATGAAGAGAAGACAATTAAAGTGGGTTGTAACGGATATCTTACTAAACCAATAAAGAAAGCAAAATTATTGGAAGCTATTAAAAAATTTGCAGGGAAATGA
- a CDS encoding STAS domain-containing protein, whose translation MSRIPINFSKGCLIAPIQGEIDEGRMKEIQEQILREVRSSKVKGVVIDLSGVRIVEPYLASIIDNTAKMVHLLGAETVLTGIKPGVAISLVNLNFDFKEIYGTARTFEEGVEKLQPIVGEGELDLERVEETIGRGETLNVLQEEEDKEKKNLIND comes from the coding sequence ATTTCTAGAATTCCTATTAATTTTTCTAAGGGTTGTCTTATTGCTCCTATTCAAGGAGAGATTGACGAAGGAAGAATGAAAGAGATCCAAGAACAAATTTTAAGGGAAGTAAGGAGTTCTAAAGTAAAAGGAGTAGTTATTGATCTCTCTGGAGTTAGAATTGTTGAACCTTATCTTGCTTCTATTATTGATAATACAGCGAAAATGGTTCATCTTTTGGGAGCAGAAACCGTTCTTACAGGAATAAAACCAGGGGTTGCTATTTCTCTTGTAAATTTAAATTTTGATTTTAAAGAGATATACGGGACTGCGAGGACCTTTGAAGAAGGTGTAGAAAAACTCCAACCAATAGTTGGAGAAGGAGAATTAGATTTAGAAAGAGTTGAAGAAACGATAGGTCGAGGAGAAACTCTTAATGTTTTGCAGGAGGAAGAAGATAAGGAAAAGAAAAATTTAATTAATGATTGA
- a CDS encoding response regulator yields the protein MNKENKDYENKDAEIIEGARDDIKVMNVLLIEDASFAVTFIRETLAYCEEAELVGGTKFALTNVETLGEALKCLSENKFDLILLDLNLPDSKELATLDSVRRNAPSVPIVVITALSDEGLGLEAMKRGAEGFLVKGQMGVNALLQAIFFAVERHKILMELERKIKELKKSEERFKNIIERIEDAVIIVDKKGIVQFANSSSENFLGTPPEDLIGETFCFPLELEQTKEVKIIDKGKIKTKAEMKVIETEWEGDGAYLVLFRNIKSEKTKS from the coding sequence ATGAATAAAGAAAACAAAGATTATGAAAATAAAGACGCTGAAATTATAGAAGGAGCTCGTGATGATATTAAAGTAATGAATGTTCTTTTAATTGAAGATGCCTCTTTTGCCGTTACTTTCATTAGAGAAACTTTGGCTTATTGCGAGGAAGCCGAACTAGTTGGAGGAACAAAATTCGCTCTTACAAACGTTGAGACCCTTGGAGAAGCTCTAAAGTGTCTTTCGGAGAATAAATTTGATCTTATTTTATTAGACCTTAATCTTCCAGATAGTAAAGAATTAGCCACTTTGGATAGTGTTAGAAGAAATGCACCTTCAGTTCCTATAGTTGTGATTACGGCTTTAAGTGATGAAGGACTTGGTCTTGAGGCTATGAAAAGAGGTGCAGAAGGTTTTCTTGTTAAGGGACAGATGGGTGTAAATGCTCTTCTACAAGCAATATTTTTTGCCGTAGAACGCCATAAAATTTTAATGGAGTTAGAGAGAAAGATTAAAGAGCTTAAAAAGAGTGAAGAAAGATTTAAAAACATAATAGAAAGAATAGAAGATGCTGTTATTATAGTGGATAAGAAAGGTATTGTTCAATTTGCAAATAGTTCTTCCGAAAACTTTCTCGGGACTCCACCGGAGGACCTTATTGGAGAAACATTTTGTTTCCCTTTAGAATTAGAGCAAACAAAGGAAGTCAAAATAATAGATAAAGGGAAGATTAAAACCAAAGCAGAGATGAAAGTTATAGAAACCGAATGGGAAGGGGACGGAGCTTATCTTGTTCTATTTAGGAATATTAAATCCGAGAAGACCAAAAGCTAA